The Echeneis naucrates chromosome 8, fEcheNa1.1, whole genome shotgun sequence genome has a window encoding:
- the ramp2 gene encoding receptor activity-modifying protein 2, with product MCHSAPSRRTGRAPPGKMTAACFSPVFSGCFLVLLIWAGCTPVDGSVAEQLDVQPATTTDAVHGDSAFMTFACGDTLHNCMYICEVCHNLYGGPTMDCLSALVSHVCLSNFENAMASLNSTDWCIWDNVKSSYSNLSNCTENISDCLRIPWPNPLVERTFVEIHSRFFKDCPSEELTDPPPAIIFALVITPICLIPVMVSLVVFKTKNGDGSS from the exons ATGTGTCATTCTGCCCCATCACGGAGGACGGGCAGAGCACCGCCCGGTAAAATGACAGCTGCCTGTTTCTCACCAGTGTTTTCTGGCTGTTTTCTGGTTCTCCTCATCTGGG CTGGATGCACACCAGTGGACGGCTCGGTAGCAGAACAGTTAGATGTCCAACCTGCTACAACGACAG atgctGTTCATGGAGACTCTGCCTTCATGACGTTTG CTTGTGGGGATACTTTGCACAATTGCATGTACATTTGTGAGGTCTGTCATAACTTATATGGTGGCCCAACAATGGATTGCCTTTCAGCCCTGGTTAGCCATGTGTGTCTCAGCAACTTTGAGAATGCGATGGCATCACTGAACAGCACCGACTGGTGCATTTGGGATAATGTGAAAAG TTCCTATAGCAATTTAAGCAACTGCACTGAGAATATTTCTGACTGTCTCCGGATCCCGTGGCCCAACCCTCTGGTGGAACGGACCTTTGTGGAGATTCACTCCAGGTTTTTTAAGGATTGTCCCTCAGAGGAGCTGACTGATCCACCACCAGCCATCATCTTCGCCCTGGTGATAACTCCCATCTGCCTGATCCCTGTCATGGTCAGCCTTGTGGTTTTCAAGACAAAGAATGGGGATGGCAGCTCCTGA